A window of Plutella xylostella chromosome 19, ilPluXylo3.1, whole genome shotgun sequence contains these coding sequences:
- the LOC119690585 gene encoding zinc finger protein 184, producing the protein MTSELCRLCLSKERLRPIFTNASFSDKNSNILAMTTGLQININDGLPQHICSSCEELVNSSLNLRSQSQAAEQKLLAMGYRKLEIHNSADNQTLSPDSISKVDDTTLGSFNTTLEIDSELDSKSLTDFDVEDKSIELQNITTESNIKPKVEKECTVEITKSSRKERREAYLSLVEGQMNPKGPVTCKVCKKTVNSWPSFVSHAKLHLGFKFVCEYCGKSFVSSTQLNRHCRSHHGMERNLRCSSCDYLALDNTQLVLHERRVHTGERPFACAQCGAAYHSRRCLLQHLESHQTSATVQCEKCPQMFKSRRHLARHTYSAHTSKQFTYKCPVCAHVYRNIKYIRVHLKKLHGLTTSDAKIIKIKL; encoded by the exons ATGACCTCGGAATTGTGCCGATTGTGTCTCTCCAAAGAACGCCTGAGACCAATATTTACTAATGCATCTTTTAGTGACAAAAACAGCAATATTTTAGCTATGACTACCGGACTTCAA ataaatataaacgACGGTCTACCCCAGCACATTTGTAGTTCATGCGAAGAATTAGTTAACTCCTCTCTCAACCTCCGAAGCCAAAGTCAAGCAGCTGAGCAGAAGCTTCTTGCAATGGGCTACAGAAAACTTGAAATTCACAACAGTGCTGACAATCAAACCCTTTCACCAGACAGTATTAGTAAAGTTGATGATACAACACTGGGCTCCTTCAATACCACACTAGAAATTGATTCAGAATTAGACAGTAAAAGTTTAACAGACTTTGATGTAGAAGATAAAAGTATAGAACTACAAAATATAACAACAGAATCTAACATAAAACCAAAAGTTGAGAAAGAATGTACAGTAGAAATAACAAAATCTTCAAGGAAAGAAAGAAGGGAAGCTTATTTGAGTCTTGTCGAAGGCCAGATGAATCCGAAAGGTCCCGTCACATGTAAAGTGTGTAAGAAGACTGTCAACTCATGGCCCTCATTTGTGAGCCATGCCAAACTACATTTAGGGTTTAAATTTGTTTGCGAG TACTGTGGCAAGAGTTTTGTGTCATCGACCCAGCTGAACCGCCACTGCCGGTCTCACCACGGCATGGAGCGGAACCTACGATGCAGCAGCTGTGACTACCTCGCACTAGACAACACCCAGCTTGTG CTACACGAGCGGCGCGTGCACACGGGGGAGCGTCCGTTCGCGTGCGCGCAGTGCGGCGCCGCGTACCACAGCCGCCGCTGCCTGCTGCAGCACCTGGAGAGCCACCAGACCAGCGCCACGGTGCAG TGTGAAAAGTGTCCTCAAATGTTCAAATCGCGCCGCCACCTAGCGCGCCACACGTACAGCGCACACACAAGCAAGCAGTTCACATACAAGTGTCCTGTTTGCGCACACGTATACAGGAACATCAAGTATATTAGGGTCCACTTGAAGAAGCTACACGGACTGACTACTAGTGATGCGAAGATTATCAAGATCAAGTTATAG